GCGTGAACAGGGTGACCGGGCCGCGCCCGACGACGTCGCCGGTGCGCTGGCCGGCGTCGTCGACGACCGCGACGTCGACGGAGACGGTGCCGGCGGTGGTCGTCGTGACCTGGTTCGGTGCGAGTGTGATCCGGCCGAAGAACCCGAGCTGACGGTCGCCGACCTGCGTGGTCCCGACGAACGCGGCGTACGCGGTCGACTGGTCCCGGCCGCCCTGGTCCCAGGTGAGCTCGACCCAGTTGCCGTCGTGGTCGGTGCAGGTGAGCGCGGGTGCGCCGGCGTCGGTGTTCAGGTAGAAGCCGCCCCAGACGGGTTCGGACACCCAGCTGCCGGTGGCGGTGGTGGCGACGAGGTGCACGTCCACCGTCGCCGACGGCGGTGCGTCGGCGCGGACGGTCGAGCGGACGCACCAGACCGCCGCGGCGCCGGGCGCGAGCCGGGCCTGCAGGCTGGGGAGGTCGGCCCAGGTGCCGCTCACCGGCCCCGACCCGACGTCGGCGGCGTCCGTGCACGCGTCGGCCGAGGACACGCGCCAGGCCTGCACGTCGACGGCCTGGGCGAGTGCCGCGGACCCGGTCGCGACCGCCGCCCTCGTCGCGGTCGTGCCCGCGACGTTCCCCGCGTTCGTGATGGTGACCGGCCGGGTCACCCGCGGCGCCGAGGTGGAGAAGGTCGTGGTGATCGCCTCGGTCCCGCTGATCGCCACGGCGAGCTTCCCGATCGTGGCGCTCGAGGCGGCCGTGCCCGTCGCGGTCCAGAGCGCCCAGGCGACCGAGGACCCGCCGGTGACGAGTGCGGTGGTGAGCGCGGCGACGAGGGCCACGCGGAGCAGCCGGCTCACCGGACCACCTGCGTCCCGGTCACGGTCAGCGTGAAGTCGGTCACCGCGCCGGCGACGGACTGCGGGGCGTCGGCGTCGAGGACCATCTCGAGGCAGGCCGTCCCGGCGACCCCGACCGGCAGGGTGTAGTACCCGGAGCCGGTGTCGAAGGCCGCCGGTCGGGCGCTGTAGCCGCCGAGGCCGCTCCGGCAGTCGGACGCCCGACCGACGGCCGACAACCGGAGCGTCAGCTCGTCGAGCACCGCTGCGGCAGGGACGTCCCCCGCGTAGGCGACCTTCGTGCCGGTCAGGGACAAGCGGATCGAGAGCGGCACCGAGCCGGTGTTGCGCACCGAGAACGTCCCCGTGGTGCTGTCGCCGGGTGCGAGGGGGGTCCGGTACATCGCGGTGAGCGGACTGACGACGACCGTGGCGGTGCCGGACCGGACGGTCGACGCCCGGGTGCTGGCACTCCGGTCCCAGAGGGCGTAGGTGCCGCCGCTCCCGACCACCGCGACGAGGACCGCGGTGCCGAGCGCGAGCCCGACCGGCCACAGGCGTCGCCGGCGCACGGCGCGGTGTCGCCCGGTCGGTGGTGCGGTCCTCGTCATGGTCGTCCCCCTCGGACGTCGTCGTCCTCGTCGTGGTGCGGTGCGGTGGGTCCACCGGGCCGACGAGGGTCAGCGGGTCAGGACCCGATCGCGGTCTGGGTGAGGGTGAACGCCAGGGCGCCGACGTCCACCGATCCGCCCTGCCCGGTCGTCGCCGACTCGGGCAGCGCGATGGTGAAGACGACGCGGACCGTCGACCGACCCTCGGCGGGCGTCACCTCGAACACGGTGTCCGAGGTCTTGCGGAGCCCGGCGCTCGACGACGTGACCTCGAGCGTGCGCGTCGTCGCGGCGATCAGCCCCTGGTCGCCCGTGATGCTCTGCGGGGCGTAGGTGAGCTGCGCGCGCATGTCCTTGCCGGTCGCGCCGACGACGAGGGTCTGCGTGAACCGGTACGTGTTCCCCGGGACCATGAGCACCTTCGTCGGGTCGATGGTGTCGGTCCGGCCGTTCGTGATGTCCGTCCACGCGCCGTCGTCCAGGGTCGTCAGGGTGAGCGTGCCGGACCGCACCCCGGTCGCGGCGCTGCTGGCCTCGGCGTTCCAGAGGGCGAAGGAGCCGGCACCACCGAGGAGGAGGGCGACCCCGGCGGCGCTGGCGATGGTGCCGGTCATGATCTTGTGCATGGTTCTTCCGTTCTGCGCAGGGCAGCGCTGTGGACGACATCGGCTCTCCCGGAGGACCCCGACGGACCGGGCAGCGTCGTCCCGTGGGGTGGGGCGACGGCCGACCGGTGCCGGAGGACG
The sequence above is drawn from the Curtobacterium sp. L6-1 genome and encodes:
- a CDS encoding alternate-type signal peptide domain-containing protein, whose product is MHKIMTGTIASAAGVALLLGGAGSFALWNAEASSAATGVRSGTLTLTTLDDGAWTDITNGRTDTIDPTKVLMVPGNTYRFTQTLVVGATGKDMRAQLTYAPQSITGDQGLIAATTRTLEVTSSSAGLRKTSDTVFEVTPAEGRSTVRVVFTIALPESATTGQGGSVDVGALAFTLTQTAIGS
- a CDS encoding M73 family metallopeptidase, with translation MTRTAPPTGRHRAVRRRRLWPVGLALGTAVLVAVVGSGGTYALWDRSASTRASTVRSGTATVVVSPLTAMYRTPLAPGDSTTGTFSVRNTGSVPLSIRLSLTGTKVAYAGDVPAAAVLDELTLRLSAVGRASDCRSGLGGYSARPAAFDTGSGYYTLPVGVAGTACLEMVLDADAPQSVAGAVTDFTLTVTGTQVVR